A part of Synechococcus sp. KORDI-49 genomic DNA contains:
- a CDS encoding M61 family metallopeptidase encodes MSSAVRIHLDLREPERQTVRVSLSWSPETMHQSWQMPVWTPGSYTVRDHVQHLHSLRLESEGGPVPFRRVTPSRWQADLPHLAPLTLSYAVEARNLTVRTCHLDPDLASLCLAGLAMEVEGCRWSAHQLTVSAPEDWSVHVPLDHSGEGWIAADFDALVDSPVHAGSLEVRHFRVLDHQHQLLLIGAPPGGWPPSFLDDVIAVCEATCRLMGTPPPAADRYQLVLILLENGYGGLEHDHGAVLHYSWAALEKPEGYRQLLQLIGHEYLHQWNIRRLRPAELRPYNYGSAVISEGLWFAEGITSYFDLALTLLAGRSDRPTFLADLGDELSRVQLTPGRRVQSLSDSAREAWVKLYKATATSRDTQVSYYRLGAATAFCLDVRLRRRNSSLSSLLRRLWGSHGRSARGFHRGDIQALLAESDPALSDDLATWLDQPDSLPLEACTQELGLRLDPVMRSSPDPGMTLRDEGGAVLVSRVRPGGPAATAALVPDDELIAVRGRRLRRMTDISGLLKGSTPVGIVYARRGCLAETHLIPDEAVDRWLLSWDPGSSASQRALRDQWFQIL; translated from the coding sequence GTGAGTTCCGCTGTCCGGATCCATCTCGACCTTCGCGAGCCTGAACGGCAGACGGTTCGGGTCAGCCTGAGCTGGTCTCCGGAGACTATGCACCAGTCCTGGCAGATGCCGGTCTGGACACCCGGGTCCTACACGGTTCGGGATCACGTGCAGCACCTTCACAGCCTGCGGCTCGAGTCTGAGGGCGGACCCGTCCCGTTCCGACGTGTCACACCATCGCGCTGGCAGGCCGATCTGCCCCATCTGGCTCCGCTCACGCTCAGTTACGCCGTGGAGGCGCGCAACCTGACCGTGCGCACCTGCCACCTGGATCCGGACCTCGCCTCCCTCTGCCTGGCGGGCCTGGCCATGGAGGTGGAGGGATGTCGCTGGAGCGCCCACCAACTGACCGTCAGCGCACCGGAGGACTGGTCCGTTCACGTTCCCCTTGATCACTCCGGCGAAGGCTGGATCGCCGCTGACTTCGATGCACTCGTCGACAGTCCGGTGCATGCCGGTTCCCTCGAAGTCCGTCACTTCCGCGTGCTGGATCATCAGCATCAGCTGCTTCTGATCGGAGCGCCCCCCGGAGGATGGCCCCCCAGCTTCCTCGACGATGTCATCGCCGTCTGCGAGGCCACCTGCCGCCTGATGGGAACACCACCGCCGGCGGCAGACCGCTACCAGCTGGTGCTGATTCTTCTGGAAAACGGTTACGGCGGCCTTGAGCATGATCACGGGGCAGTTCTGCACTACAGCTGGGCTGCACTGGAGAAACCGGAGGGATACCGGCAGCTGCTGCAGCTGATCGGTCATGAATACCTGCACCAGTGGAACATCCGCCGTCTTCGCCCTGCGGAGTTGCGTCCCTACAACTACGGCTCCGCGGTGATCAGTGAGGGGCTTTGGTTCGCCGAGGGCATCACCAGTTATTTCGATCTGGCCCTGACGTTGCTCGCGGGCCGCAGTGACCGGCCGACCTTTCTTGCCGATCTCGGCGATGAGCTTTCAAGGGTGCAGCTCACGCCGGGACGTCGGGTGCAGAGCCTGTCCGACAGCGCCCGGGAGGCGTGGGTGAAGCTCTACAAGGCGACGGCGACCTCCCGCGACACGCAGGTGAGCTACTACCGCCTCGGAGCTGCAACGGCCTTCTGCCTGGATGTTCGCTTGCGCCGGCGCAACTCATCCTTGTCGTCTCTGCTGCGCCGGCTCTGGGGCAGCCACGGCAGAAGCGCCCGCGGGTTCCACCGCGGCGACATCCAGGCCCTGCTGGCGGAATCCGATCCGGCCCTCTCCGATGATCTCGCAACCTGGCTTGATCAGCCGGATTCCCTGCCGCTGGAAGCCTGCACGCAGGAGCTCGGCCTGCGCCTGGATCCGGTGATGCGTTCATCCCCCGATCCCGGCATGACTCTGCGGGACGAGGGTGGCGCGGTGCTCGTCAGCCGCGTCCGCCCTGGCGGCCCCGCTGCCACCGCGGCCCTGGTTCCAGATGATGAACTGATCGCCGTTCGGGGCCGGCGGCTGCGGCGGATGACCGACATCTCCGGATTACTCAAGGGTTCGACGCCTGTTGGGATCGTCTATGCGCGCCGCGGTTGCCTCGCTGAAACGCATCTGATTCCTGACGAAGCGGTAGACCGCTGGCTGCTCTCCTGGGACCCTGGGTCAAGCGCATCTCAGCGGGCCCTGCGGGATCAATGGTTCCAGATCCTCTGA
- a CDS encoding N-acetylmuramoyl-L-alanine amidase gives MVPDPLNRRLSDVLKMIGRHPGALLSALAAGALTLVLVTWLGGEQGERSHAGDRPSLLELLDQVSKERGRQLEDAPLDTAPQAPRARSWTSPLARQCSGIDPAVKQRLETLMSQEASWRSDLAIDATNFGRRHERDAFGRRLDITPRVVVMHETVYSMTSAVNTFLTPHPRDEDQVSYHTLIGRDGRVLDLVDPSLRAYGAGYSAFLGEWAITNKRFKGSVNNFALHVSLETPSEGANNNPRHSGYSSSQYDALALVLSGWIRDFNLPPAAITTHRHVDIGGERSDPRSFDWAALQSRLASLGDLCVARALTP, from the coding sequence ATGGTTCCAGATCCTCTGAATCGTCGCCTGTCCGATGTTCTGAAGATGATCGGCAGGCATCCAGGTGCTCTCCTGAGTGCCCTGGCTGCGGGGGCCCTGACCCTGGTGCTGGTGACCTGGCTTGGAGGTGAACAGGGGGAACGCTCCCACGCCGGTGATCGCCCCTCTCTGCTTGAGCTGCTGGATCAGGTGAGCAAGGAGCGGGGCCGTCAGTTGGAGGATGCTCCCCTCGACACCGCGCCGCAGGCCCCCCGAGCTCGATCCTGGACCTCACCCCTGGCCCGCCAGTGTTCAGGCATCGATCCCGCGGTGAAGCAGCGCCTGGAAACGCTGATGAGCCAGGAAGCGTCCTGGCGGTCCGATCTCGCCATCGACGCCACGAACTTCGGTCGGCGACACGAACGCGATGCCTTCGGACGCCGCCTGGACATCACCCCCCGGGTGGTGGTGATGCACGAGACGGTCTATTCGATGACCTCTGCGGTGAACACCTTCCTGACACCCCATCCCCGGGACGAGGATCAGGTCAGTTATCACACGCTCATCGGCAGGGATGGTCGTGTTCTCGACCTGGTGGACCCGTCCCTGCGTGCCTATGGCGCCGGCTACTCCGCCTTCCTGGGGGAGTGGGCCATCACCAACAAGCGCTTCAAGGGGTCGGTCAACAACTTCGCCCTGCACGTCAGCCTGGAGACCCCCAGCGAAGGGGCCAACAACAACCCACGCCACAGCGGCTACAGCTCATCTCAGTACGACGCCCTAGCACTTGTTCTGTCGGGCTGGATCCGCGATTTCAACCTGCCGCCGGCAGCGATCACCACCCATCGGCATGTGGATATCGGAGGCGAACGCAGTGACCCACGCAGTTTCGACTGGGCAGCTCTTCAGAGCCGGCTCGCTTCGCTCGGAGATCTGTGTGTCGCCAGGGCCCTGACCCCCTGA
- a CDS encoding glucose-6-phosphate isomerase, whose translation MSFPDFNGTDAQIQWQRFCDLIWYHDDLGLWLDVSRMHLNTSHLDQLQPGFDKAFAAMQELEAGAISNADEQRQVGHYWLRHPQLAPSEEVRVHVSREIDQIESFGKDVLSGTIKAPNGEPFTDVLWIGIGGSGLGPLLMIRALQRHGEGLPFHFFDNVDPNGMSAVLEALGEKLKTTLVVTVSKSGGTPEPHLGMEQARHRVEANGGQWAGQAVAITMLDSKLDVEARQQGWLQRFDMFDWVGGRTSITSAVGLLPGALIGCDIREFLGGAAQMDEATRVADLRRNPAALMAASWFVAGDGKGKRDMVVLPYRDRLEVFSRYLQQLVMESLGKRLDRDGNVVHQGIAVYGNKGSTDQHAYVQQLRDGVDNFFATFIECLEDVEDIPEIKEERPGDFLDGFLQGTRSALTEGGRQNMSITMRRFDARRLGALIGLFERAVGFYGELVNINAYHQPGVEAGKKAAAAVLDLQSRVEGVLKDGASRSVTEIRQALGEGSDESVFWIMRHLTGNKRGYTAEGDWSSPASMRFSKV comes from the coding sequence ATGAGTTTTCCGGATTTCAACGGTACCGATGCACAGATCCAGTGGCAGAGATTCTGTGATCTGATCTGGTACCACGACGATCTCGGACTCTGGCTTGATGTGAGCCGGATGCATCTCAACACCTCCCATCTCGATCAGCTGCAGCCTGGCTTCGACAAGGCCTTTGCGGCGATGCAGGAGCTGGAGGCCGGTGCGATCTCGAATGCCGATGAGCAGCGCCAGGTCGGTCACTACTGGTTGCGCCATCCCCAGCTGGCCCCCTCCGAGGAGGTGCGCGTTCATGTGTCCCGCGAGATCGATCAGATCGAATCGTTCGGCAAGGACGTGCTCAGCGGCACCATCAAGGCCCCCAACGGGGAACCGTTCACGGATGTGCTCTGGATCGGCATCGGCGGCAGCGGCCTCGGCCCGCTTCTGATGATCAGGGCACTCCAGCGCCATGGGGAGGGTCTGCCCTTTCACTTCTTCGACAACGTCGATCCCAACGGCATGAGCGCCGTGCTGGAAGCCCTCGGAGAGAAGCTCAAGACAACGCTGGTGGTGACGGTGAGCAAATCCGGTGGCACGCCGGAACCTCACCTGGGCATGGAACAGGCCCGTCACCGGGTCGAGGCCAACGGCGGCCAGTGGGCGGGTCAGGCCGTCGCGATCACCATGCTGGACAGCAAGCTCGACGTCGAGGCTCGGCAGCAGGGCTGGCTGCAGCGGTTCGACATGTTCGACTGGGTCGGCGGACGGACCAGCATCACCAGCGCCGTCGGCCTGCTCCCAGGAGCACTGATCGGATGCGATATCCGCGAGTTTCTGGGTGGTGCCGCCCAGATGGATGAAGCCACGCGGGTGGCCGATCTTCGTCGCAATCCTGCTGCGCTGATGGCAGCGTCCTGGTTCGTTGCCGGCGACGGCAAGGGCAAGCGCGACATGGTGGTGCTTCCCTACCGCGATCGTCTCGAGGTGTTCAGCCGCTATCTGCAGCAGCTGGTGATGGAGTCCCTCGGCAAGCGTCTCGACCGCGACGGCAACGTGGTGCACCAGGGCATCGCGGTTTACGGCAACAAGGGATCCACCGACCAGCACGCTTACGTCCAGCAGCTGAGAGACGGAGTCGACAACTTCTTCGCCACCTTCATCGAGTGTCTCGAGGATGTTGAGGACATTCCCGAGATCAAGGAGGAGCGTCCAGGGGATTTCCTCGATGGATTCCTGCAGGGCACCCGATCGGCACTGACGGAAGGAGGTCGACAGAACATGAGCATCACCATGCGCCGTTTCGATGCCCGCCGTCTCGGCGCGCTGATCGGACTGTTTGAACGGGCGGTCGGCTTTTACGGAGAGCTGGTGAACATCAATGCCTATCACCAGCCTGGGGTGGAAGCCGGCAAGAAAGCAGCTGCCGCCGTGCTGGATCTTCAGAGCCGTGTGGAGGGCGTGCTCAAGGACGGTGCATCCCGTTCCGTCACGGAGATCCGTCAGGCCCTCGGGGAGGGTTCCGACGAATCAGTCTTCTGGATCATGCGGCACCTCACCGGCAACAAGCGCGGCTACACCGCTGAAGGCGACTGGTCCAGTCCCGCCAGCATGCGATTCAGCAAGGTCTGA
- the leuS gene encoding leucine--tRNA ligase — translation MWHDRSLAVDRSPVNSRYEPSELEQRWQSSWRDLGTDRTPEDPTRPVFYALSMFPYPSGTLHMGHVRNYVITDVIARVQRMRGHAVLHPMGWDAFGLPAENAAIERNVDPGEWTDRNIEQMRGQLDRLGLSIDWDREQATCHSDYYRWTQWLFLELFDGGLAYRKNATVNWDPIDQTVLANEQVDADGRSWRSGALVEQRQLNQWFLRITDYAEALLRDLDQLDGWPERVRTMQANWIGRSEGAEITFAVTADPATTLTVFTTRPDTLAGASYVVLAPEHPLVDQLLDADHTDSVRRFQKEVARLSNLERTSDDGPKRGVPIGAGVINPLTGEELPVWIADYVLADYGTGAVMGVPAHDQRDMAFATSNKLAVRQVIEADGAADAIAAGQAWTEPGQLINSGRFDGLDSSAAKTAITTHGSAEGWAQAKVTYRLRDWLISRQRYWGCPIPVIHCPSCGAVAVPREDLPVELPRGIDLSGKGGSPLAQQEDWVNVPCPSCGEPARRETDTMDTFMCSSWYFLRFADPHNSETPFSREAVNRWLPVQQYVGGIEHAILHLLYSRFFTKALRDRGLIDVGEPFQRLLTQGMVQGTTYRNPVTGKYVAPADVVDPADPRDPVTGDALEVLFEKMSKSKYNGVDPAAVIDRYGADTARMFILFKAPPEKDLEWDDADVEGQYRFLQRLWRLIDSSRPLLDQQDGGEGRPAELTPEEADLRRAVHTAIEAVTEDLSDDIQLNTAISELMKLSNAINATDLPGLRVAVLREALSVLVRLLAPFAPHLAEEFWQKLGGSESVHQQSWPELDASALVQDSVDLVIQVKGKVRGTISVPADADKETLEKLALSSEVAQKWLEGAEPRRVIVVPGKLVNLVP, via the coding sequence CTGTGGCACGATCGCAGCCTTGCCGTCGACCGGTCGCCCGTGAACAGCCGCTACGAGCCCTCCGAACTGGAGCAGCGCTGGCAGTCGAGTTGGCGTGATCTTGGGACGGACAGAACCCCCGAGGATCCGACAAGACCGGTTTTCTACGCGCTGTCGATGTTCCCGTATCCCTCGGGAACTCTGCACATGGGTCACGTGCGCAACTACGTGATCACGGATGTGATCGCGAGGGTGCAACGGATGCGCGGCCATGCCGTTCTTCATCCGATGGGATGGGATGCCTTCGGCCTTCCTGCAGAGAACGCAGCGATCGAACGGAATGTCGACCCCGGCGAATGGACGGACCGAAACATCGAACAGATGCGCGGCCAGCTCGACCGTCTCGGACTGTCCATCGACTGGGATCGCGAACAGGCGACCTGCCACAGCGATTACTACCGCTGGACCCAGTGGTTGTTCCTTGAACTCTTTGACGGTGGGCTGGCGTACCGCAAGAACGCGACGGTCAACTGGGATCCCATCGACCAGACGGTGCTGGCGAACGAACAGGTGGATGCCGACGGCCGATCCTGGCGTTCCGGGGCCCTGGTGGAGCAGCGGCAGCTGAATCAGTGGTTTCTGCGCATCACCGACTACGCCGAGGCACTGCTCAGGGACCTGGATCAGCTCGACGGCTGGCCCGAGCGTGTCCGCACCATGCAGGCCAACTGGATCGGCCGATCGGAGGGGGCCGAGATCACCTTTGCGGTCACCGCTGATCCAGCCACCACCCTCACGGTGTTCACCACCCGGCCGGACACGTTGGCCGGAGCCAGTTACGTGGTGCTGGCTCCGGAACATCCGCTGGTGGATCAGCTCCTCGATGCTGATCACACGGATTCCGTGCGTCGCTTTCAGAAGGAGGTTGCACGACTCAGCAACCTGGAACGCACCAGCGACGACGGACCCAAGCGGGGTGTCCCCATCGGCGCCGGTGTGATCAATCCACTCACGGGAGAGGAGCTGCCGGTCTGGATCGCTGACTACGTGCTGGCCGACTACGGCACCGGCGCTGTCATGGGCGTGCCCGCTCACGATCAGCGGGACATGGCCTTCGCAACCAGCAACAAACTGGCTGTTCGCCAGGTGATCGAAGCCGACGGCGCAGCCGATGCGATCGCGGCAGGGCAGGCATGGACGGAGCCGGGGCAGTTGATCAACTCCGGCCGTTTCGATGGTCTGGATTCCAGCGCTGCCAAGACGGCGATCACCACCCATGGCAGCGCAGAGGGTTGGGCCCAGGCCAAGGTCACCTACCGCCTGCGGGATTGGTTGATCTCCCGCCAGCGGTACTGGGGGTGTCCGATTCCGGTCATCCACTGTCCGAGTTGTGGTGCGGTGGCTGTGCCTCGAGAGGATCTGCCGGTCGAGCTGCCAAGGGGGATCGACCTCTCCGGGAAGGGCGGTTCGCCTCTGGCCCAGCAGGAGGACTGGGTGAATGTCCCCTGCCCGTCCTGCGGTGAACCGGCCAGACGTGAGACCGACACGATGGACACCTTCATGTGCTCCTCCTGGTATTTCCTGCGCTTCGCGGACCCGCACAACAGCGAAACACCCTTCAGCAGGGAAGCGGTGAACCGCTGGTTGCCCGTTCAGCAGTACGTGGGCGGCATCGAGCACGCGATTCTTCACCTGCTCTATTCCCGGTTCTTCACCAAGGCCCTCAGGGATCGAGGCCTGATCGATGTCGGTGAGCCCTTTCAGCGTCTGCTGACCCAGGGCATGGTGCAGGGCACCACCTACCGCAATCCGGTCACGGGTAAATACGTGGCACCGGCCGACGTCGTCGATCCCGCAGATCCCAGGGATCCCGTGACGGGTGATGCCCTTGAGGTGCTGTTCGAGAAGATGTCGAAATCGAAGTACAACGGGGTCGATCCTGCGGCTGTCATCGACCGTTACGGCGCCGACACCGCCCGAATGTTCATCCTGTTCAAAGCTCCTCCAGAGAAGGATCTCGAATGGGATGACGCCGACGTTGAGGGCCAGTACCGCTTCCTGCAACGGCTCTGGCGCCTGATCGACAGCTCACGTCCCCTGCTGGATCAGCAGGACGGCGGTGAGGGGCGTCCCGCCGAGCTCACGCCGGAGGAAGCGGATCTGCGACGGGCCGTTCACACCGCTATCGAGGCCGTTACGGAGGACCTCAGCGATGACATCCAGCTCAACACGGCCATTTCCGAGCTGATGAAGCTGTCCAATGCCATCAATGCCACAGATCTCCCAGGCCTGCGTGTCGCCGTGCTGCGTGAAGCCCTTTCGGTGCTCGTGCGTCTGCTGGCCCCGTTCGCGCCTCATCTCGCGGAGGAGTTCTGGCAGAAACTCGGGGGGAGCGAGAGCGTGCATCAGCAGAGCTGGCCGGAGCTGGATGCCTCGGCGCTGGTGCAGGACAGCGTTGATCTGGTGATTCAGGTGAAGGGGAAGGTGCGGGGAACCATCAGCGTTCCCGCCGATGCGGACAAGGAGACCCTCGAGAAACTCGCCCTCAGCAGTGAGGTGGCTCAGAAGTGGCTCGAGGGAGCTGAGCCGCGCCGGGTGATCGTCGTGCCGGGCAAGCTGGTGAATCTGGTGCCCTGA
- the dapF gene encoding diaminopimelate epimerase: MLHFSKYQGLGNDFLILEGRRGQLPAEIVDPSEEWVRRVCDRRFGVGGDGVILALPPEGAADLRMRIFNADGTEAEMCGNGIRCLARFLADSDGSPVGIRWSIETPAGLICPELQGDGQLKVDMGAPFLLSDQVPTGLAVSDRGLPEGVIDLDGVEMAVAAVGMGNPHVVVPVEDLEAIPFDTWGAALERHPMFPARTNVHFLRVHDRRSLEIRVWERGAGPTLACGTGACATLVAASLLGLSDDQAEVLLPGGPLQIAWSGREGSVLMTGPAEAVFDGVLSPDLIPSMAPAMQASIGTAEPDPDLFDCAKDCSEACLRPDNCLRDEAQQKVQAFLNNTSLDSMLNLASESLEQRIRSRYERSEG, translated from the coding sequence ATGCTGCACTTCAGCAAATATCAGGGACTTGGCAACGACTTCCTGATCCTCGAGGGACGCAGAGGTCAGCTCCCTGCTGAAATCGTTGACCCCTCTGAGGAATGGGTGAGGCGGGTCTGCGACCGACGCTTCGGAGTGGGCGGTGATGGAGTGATCCTGGCCCTGCCTCCGGAGGGAGCGGCGGATCTGCGCATGCGCATCTTCAATGCCGACGGCACGGAGGCGGAGATGTGCGGCAACGGCATCCGTTGTCTGGCCCGCTTTCTGGCCGACAGTGACGGCTCCCCTGTCGGCATCCGCTGGTCGATCGAGACCCCGGCAGGTCTGATCTGCCCGGAGCTTCAGGGGGACGGTCAGCTGAAGGTCGATATGGGAGCACCCTTCCTGCTGTCCGATCAGGTGCCCACGGGCCTGGCCGTTTCGGACCGTGGTCTTCCGGAAGGCGTCATCGATCTGGATGGTGTGGAGATGGCGGTGGCTGCCGTCGGCATGGGCAATCCCCATGTGGTCGTGCCGGTCGAGGATCTCGAGGCCATCCCCTTCGACACCTGGGGCGCTGCTCTGGAACGGCATCCGATGTTCCCTGCACGCACGAACGTCCACTTTCTGCGGGTGCACGACCGCCGCTCCCTGGAAATCCGCGTCTGGGAGCGCGGGGCCGGACCGACCCTTGCCTGTGGCACCGGTGCCTGCGCGACGCTCGTCGCCGCCAGTCTGCTCGGACTCAGTGATGACCAGGCGGAGGTGCTGCTGCCTGGCGGACCGCTGCAGATCGCCTGGAGCGGACGTGAGGGATCCGTTCTGATGACCGGGCCAGCCGAAGCCGTCTTCGATGGGGTGCTGTCACCGGATCTGATTCCGAGCATGGCCCCGGCCATGCAGGCCAGCATCGGGACGGCCGAGCCGGACCCTGATCTGTTCGACTGTGCAAAGGACTGTTCGGAAGCCTGTCTCCGGCCAGACAACTGCCTCCGTGATGAAGCGCAGCAGAAAGTCCAGGCCTTCCTGAACAACACCTCGCTGGATTCCATGCTCAATCTTGCGAGTGAGTCTCTGGAACAACGGATCCGCAGTCGGTATGAGCGAAGCGAAGGCTGA
- a CDS encoding cysteine desulfurase family protein — protein MSEAKADIYLDAAATTPPSADVIERIRVVQADTWANPSSLHGPGIRAAECLERSRQSIASALGAERDQLTFTSGATESVHLALLGTALKRDPARLVISAVEHPAVVAAARRLERQGWKLLQWPVDGDGLIRLELLETMLAPPTQLVSMIWGQSEVGALQPVLKVAQACRQRGITFHTDATQVIPQGLIRWNDHPIDLLSLSAHKLRGPRGVGLLLHRSDSVPDPLLGGGGQEGGIRSGTEPVALIAGMAEAMRGLPRFDPTVHPVPPGDPSVRIQRDRLLERLLRMDGVHLLGPALQARLPHHISLLIGDRKDRPLSARAVVRAMARDGLACSSGSACHAGRTEDSPVLAAMGTAPAWRRSGLRLTLGTWLSDADLATVPDRLDAARQSCT, from the coding sequence ATGAGCGAAGCGAAGGCTGACATCTACCTGGATGCGGCGGCGACGACCCCTCCGTCGGCCGACGTGATCGAACGGATCCGCGTTGTCCAGGCCGACACCTGGGCCAACCCCAGCAGCCTTCATGGTCCGGGTATCCGGGCTGCCGAGTGCCTGGAACGGTCCCGTCAGTCGATTGCCAGCGCCCTCGGGGCGGAACGCGACCAGCTCACCTTCACCTCCGGCGCCACGGAATCGGTGCATCTGGCTCTTCTGGGCACGGCGCTCAAAAGGGACCCTGCCCGTCTGGTGATCTCGGCCGTTGAGCATCCCGCCGTGGTGGCAGCGGCACGGCGGCTGGAGCGGCAGGGCTGGAAGCTCCTGCAGTGGCCTGTGGACGGCGATGGACTGATCCGGCTCGAGCTGCTCGAGACGATGCTCGCCCCACCGACACAGCTTGTGTCGATGATCTGGGGGCAGAGCGAGGTCGGAGCTCTGCAACCGGTTCTGAAGGTCGCGCAGGCCTGCCGGCAGCGCGGAATCACCTTCCACACCGACGCCACTCAGGTGATCCCCCAGGGTTTGATCCGCTGGAACGACCATCCCATCGATCTGCTGAGTCTCTCCGCCCACAAGCTGCGGGGCCCCCGTGGTGTGGGCTTGCTGCTGCACCGAAGCGATTCGGTCCCCGATCCGCTCCTGGGCGGTGGTGGACAGGAAGGGGGCATCCGTTCCGGCACCGAGCCTGTGGCGTTGATCGCTGGCATGGCGGAAGCGATGCGGGGTCTGCCCCGCTTCGATCCAACGGTGCATCCTGTGCCGCCGGGTGATCCGTCGGTTCGGATCCAGAGGGACCGTCTTCTGGAGAGGTTGTTGCGCATGGACGGTGTGCATCTGCTGGGTCCTGCGCTCCAGGCGCGGCTGCCTCACCACATCTCCCTCCTGATCGGCGACCGCAAGGACAGACCCCTGTCCGCTCGTGCCGTCGTCCGGGCGATGGCACGGGATGGACTCGCCTGCAGCAGCGGCAGTGCCTGCCATGCAGGCCGGACGGAGGACAGTCCTGTGCTCGCCGCGATGGGGACGGCTCCGGCCTGGCGCCGTTCGGGATTGCGGCTCACCCTGGGCACGTGGCTGAGCGATGCGGATCTGGCCACGGTCCCGGATCGCCTGGATGCAGCCCGCCAGTCGTGCACCTGA
- a CDS encoding DUF1995 family protein, translating to MSTSTPVPDHLPADLATAELDLQRAVLDAIGAVPSRRLAASLLFEGLRLLPIALRLGNALKQAGLQPTLLWPDAGAAALARREAPELQTFIKDFNQWSAGTEAGDRTDLILAISPQPSDYEDFQEICEAHAGMVVMLNGRLEDAAVGIGSVARERRRGFVASWTACYWLQPLDAGALMRIHPDDWRVFRQDPDGYRLAGTLSSRPDSEDLAELLSTDGTQGIAAQLNTVDRFLDGLRN from the coding sequence ATGAGCACATCCACTCCCGTACCGGACCATCTCCCTGCTGATCTGGCCACCGCGGAGCTGGATCTTCAGAGGGCTGTGCTCGACGCGATCGGTGCTGTTCCCAGTCGCCGTCTGGCCGCATCTCTGCTCTTTGAGGGTCTTCGGCTGCTTCCCATCGCCCTGCGGCTTGGGAATGCACTGAAGCAAGCAGGGCTTCAACCGACACTGCTCTGGCCGGATGCGGGTGCTGCCGCCTTGGCCCGCCGGGAAGCACCGGAGCTGCAGACATTCATCAAGGACTTCAACCAGTGGTCGGCAGGAACCGAGGCGGGTGACCGCACGGATCTGATCCTGGCCATCTCCCCTCAACCCTCCGACTACGAGGATTTCCAGGAGATCTGCGAAGCCCATGCCGGCATGGTGGTCATGCTCAACGGCAGGCTCGAGGACGCTGCTGTCGGCATCGGCAGTGTCGCCCGGGAACGACGGCGCGGATTCGTTGCGTCCTGGACCGCCTGCTACTGGTTGCAGCCACTCGATGCCGGAGCCCTGATGCGGATCCATCCGGATGACTGGCGGGTCTTCAGACAGGACCCGGACGGTTACCGGTTGGCCGGAACTCTCAGCTCCCGGCCTGATTCCGAAGATCTTGCCGAGCTGCTGTCAACGGACGGAACCCAGGGCATCGCAGCGCAGCTGAACACTGTCGACCGATTCCTCGACGGACTTCGGAACTGA
- a CDS encoding DUF4330 domain-containing protein: protein MQRPSWLRQLTPLDGLAALIALSALAGAVWSPKLTNALAQATGAIQPIRVSVDVRHLVAADPEGLMNAIREEGEVSLVIRNQPAGRLKLIGVEQFKNRLISVFPDGDVVQADNPNPALPVHARFLLEARGEAKSSGVVVGGTKLKIGTPIELEGRLYRVNGTVSGVQLL, encoded by the coding sequence ATGCAGCGTCCTTCGTGGTTGCGCCAGCTCACTCCGTTGGACGGACTGGCTGCTCTGATCGCTCTGTCGGCCCTCGCTGGTGCCGTGTGGTCACCGAAGCTGACCAATGCCCTCGCCCAGGCGACGGGGGCGATCCAACCCATCCGCGTGAGCGTCGATGTCCGCCATCTGGTGGCCGCCGATCCGGAAGGCCTGATGAATGCGATCCGGGAGGAAGGAGAGGTGAGCCTCGTCATCCGCAACCAACCGGCTGGTCGCCTGAAGCTGATCGGAGTCGAACAGTTCAAGAATCGCCTGATCTCGGTTTTTCCTGATGGGGATGTCGTCCAGGCGGACAATCCCAATCCCGCCCTTCCCGTCCATGCCCGCTTCCTGCTGGAAGCCAGAGGGGAAGCGAAGTCGTCCGGTGTTGTGGTCGGCGGAACCAAGCTGAAGATCGGCACACCGATCGAGCTGGAGGGCCGTCTTTACCGGGTGAACGGCACCGTCAGTGGAGTGCAGCTCCTGTGA